The following are encoded in a window of Limibacter armeniacum genomic DNA:
- a CDS encoding helix-turn-helix domain-containing protein, whose product MIHISKYDAHPDLRLYSEPVLIDFYFLALKMDFETEENFGKTEYDDGRNSFAYFDKPKTLTGWNVKRPWKGFHILIHKSLFKDYAKNYNFSGYDRHEALFLNQEEETLLADIFNKAYAEYLKPNFSEDILLSYSNLILSYIHSFYKRQFDTRQKIYNQIVSDFNSYLDQYFDEKNESYQLPTVTFFADKANLSSNYFGDVIKHFTGRPPVEHIHDHIIRLAKIKLSEPNANISQIGYSLGFEYPSYFTHFFKKKTGFTPSKFRNK is encoded by the coding sequence ATGATTCATATATCAAAGTATGATGCACACCCAGACCTGCGTCTATACTCTGAACCTGTTCTGATCGACTTCTATTTCTTAGCTTTAAAAATGGATTTTGAAACGGAAGAAAACTTCGGGAAAACTGAATACGATGATGGACGCAATTCCTTTGCCTACTTCGACAAGCCCAAAACCTTGACTGGCTGGAATGTGAAAAGACCATGGAAAGGATTCCATATTCTAATACACAAGAGCCTTTTCAAGGATTATGCGAAGAATTATAATTTCTCAGGGTATGATAGGCATGAAGCACTTTTCTTAAATCAGGAAGAAGAAACCCTGTTGGCTGATATCTTCAACAAAGCTTATGCGGAATACCTAAAGCCCAATTTCTCCGAAGATATTTTACTGTCCTACTCCAATTTAATCCTCTCATACATTCATTCATTCTACAAAAGGCAATTTGATACACGCCAAAAAATATATAATCAAATTGTCTCCGATTTCAATTCGTATCTAGATCAGTATTTTGACGAAAAGAATGAGTCATACCAGTTGCCAACTGTCACATTTTTTGCAGACAAAGCCAACCTTTCTTCCAATTATTTTGGGGATGTTATTAAGCATTTTACAGGCAGGCCACCTGTAGAGCATATCCATGATCACATCATTCGGCTGGCTAAAATAAAACTGTCAGAACCTAACGCCAACATCAGTCAAATTGGATATAGCCTTGGTTTCGAATACCCCTCATACTTCACCCATTTTTTTAAGAAGAAAACAGGCTTTACACCTTCCAAATTTAGAAACAAGTAA
- a CDS encoding DUF6266 family protein yields MANAVFSTWKGINVLKSKPLSNNSNTDAQQKQRGFFKTVVSMLKYFSQAARIGFYERAQGTSYTPWNLFVKSNTAAFTWDEANGTVVLDATKFTVSDPAGNVLDTSGGTATGDYTNITLNFPANANANYHILMLNQNSYTPEAVVVHEGQLDATGQAVIPRNWDDSDEYDVFYFLDDGVNVSRSAGFLIS; encoded by the coding sequence ATGGCCAATGCGGTGTTTTCCACCTGGAAGGGCATCAACGTGCTCAAGTCCAAGCCACTTTCCAACAACTCGAATACGGATGCGCAGCAGAAGCAGCGTGGCTTCTTCAAGACGGTGGTCTCGATGCTGAAGTATTTTTCACAGGCAGCAAGGATTGGTTTTTATGAAAGGGCGCAGGGTACTTCCTACACACCTTGGAACCTGTTTGTGAAGAGCAATACGGCGGCTTTCACTTGGGATGAGGCCAACGGGACGGTGGTGCTTGATGCAACGAAGTTTACGGTAAGTGATCCGGCGGGTAATGTGCTGGACACGTCAGGTGGAACAGCCACTGGTGACTATACCAATATTACGCTGAACTTCCCTGCCAATGCAAATGCCAACTACCATATCCTGATGCTGAACCAGAACAGCTACACGCCTGAGGCGGTGGTGGTGCACGAAGGGCAGTTGGATGCCACAGGGCAGGCGGTGATTCCGAGGAACTGGGATGATTCGGATGAGTATGATGTATTCTACTTTTTGGATGATGGGGTGAATGTGAGCCGCAGTGCGGGCTTCTTGATATCGTAA
- a CDS encoding MBL fold metallo-hydrolase has translation MALEVIRSEIGSMEVMQVVEQPIDQYYTKFLPMATPEEIQKISWLKASHHVNKDFSLKGSSQMFIVKVNKRVLVVDTCVGNEKQLLEFPLLTNLKLEFLETLDEIGFDRNSVTDVLCTHLHFDHVGWNTYKKGGLWLPTFPKAKYHFAKDEYDWWHEVAPVNDFLITHKDVLMQSVYPVVRAGLANFVDRDADLGDGISLLSTPGHTAAHISVQIKSGGHTFIIGGDMCHHPCQIAKPDWAMAADFSKEQSIESRRRIFKEIADTETLYTCIHFKSPSFGKVKKNENGEYEYRSIDFTE, from the coding sequence ATGGCTTTGGAAGTAATCAGATCAGAAATAGGCAGCATGGAAGTGATGCAAGTGGTAGAGCAACCCATTGACCAGTACTACACCAAGTTTCTGCCAATGGCAACTCCTGAAGAGATTCAGAAAATCAGTTGGCTAAAAGCATCGCACCATGTCAATAAGGACTTTTCCCTGAAAGGAAGCTCCCAGATGTTTATTGTCAAGGTAAACAAACGGGTGCTTGTTGTCGATACCTGTGTCGGTAACGAGAAGCAGTTACTGGAGTTCCCACTCTTAACAAACCTGAAACTTGAATTCCTGGAAACCTTGGATGAAATAGGTTTTGACAGGAATTCCGTGACCGATGTACTGTGTACCCATTTGCACTTTGACCACGTGGGCTGGAACACCTACAAAAAAGGTGGCCTCTGGCTCCCAACATTTCCTAAAGCAAAATACCATTTCGCAAAAGACGAATATGACTGGTGGCATGAAGTTGCACCGGTTAATGACTTCCTTATCACACACAAGGACGTACTGATGCAGTCAGTATACCCTGTAGTTCGTGCAGGGTTAGCCAATTTTGTCGACAGGGATGCTGATCTAGGCGATGGGATTTCATTATTGTCTACACCGGGGCATACAGCCGCTCACATTTCTGTTCAGATTAAAAGTGGGGGGCATACCTTTATTATTGGAGGCGACATGTGCCATCATCCTTGTCAGATAGCCAAGCCAGATTGGGCGATGGCGGCCGATTTCAGTAAGGAACAGTCAATAGAAAGCCGCCGGAGAATATTCAAGGAAATTGCGGACACCGAAACACTCTACACCTGTATACACTTCAAGAGTCCATCCTTCGGCAAGGTAAAGAAAAATGAAAATGGCGAGTATGAGTACAGGAGTATAGATTTTACAGAATAG
- a CDS encoding site-specific integrase, translating to MINFYLKNVGRGKTSSIALYISINGKRIFFGTGHSCKPADWLKKRQRTRNNEEINARLSRMETEVIQYFRKQEGKALPMEEAKEHIRELIRMVNGKVILQEDHHMQFWDAWNEFLRIKQVEVSAARMKKLRSTEKHMRAFEQGHLKFKFNRLDSKLFELITAFLLIDQNLTNNSASSYIATFKTFLNWTRKHEYHNSSAFEDWHIKQEQADTFALTEQELERIIQLQLPDRLSRVRDLFVFLCHTGQRFGDTQKELDIRDGRFWYNVQGKGRKTFPVVIPLSPTALSILKKYNNALPKISNQKANEYLKEIGQLAGMDASFTVIRYQGSRKLEQKQPRWQLLGTHTGRRTFTTLSLARGMNPEMVKAVTGHSDQRSFQKYVRLVDSQKREAGSHGAVLG from the coding sequence ATGATCAACTTCTATCTTAAAAATGTGGGAAGGGGCAAGACTTCCTCCATTGCACTCTACATATCCATTAATGGAAAACGGATTTTCTTTGGTACCGGACATTCCTGCAAACCTGCCGATTGGCTGAAGAAGCGTCAACGCACCCGCAATAATGAGGAAATCAATGCAAGGCTTTCACGTATGGAGACTGAGGTTATCCAATACTTCAGGAAACAGGAAGGCAAAGCCCTGCCAATGGAGGAGGCCAAAGAGCATATTCGGGAGCTTATCCGTATGGTGAATGGAAAAGTGATACTGCAAGAGGATCACCATATGCAGTTTTGGGATGCCTGGAATGAATTTCTTAGGATCAAGCAGGTTGAGGTTTCGGCTGCCCGCATGAAAAAGCTTCGGTCTACTGAAAAACATATGAGGGCTTTTGAGCAAGGCCACCTCAAGTTTAAGTTTAACCGCCTTGACAGCAAGCTGTTTGAACTGATCACGGCTTTCCTTTTGATAGACCAGAACCTAACCAACAACTCTGCCAGCTCCTATATTGCCACATTCAAGACATTCCTGAACTGGACACGAAAACATGAGTACCACAACAGTAGTGCTTTTGAGGATTGGCATATCAAGCAGGAACAAGCGGACACCTTTGCCCTTACTGAACAAGAGTTGGAGCGTATTATTCAACTTCAACTTCCTGACCGACTCAGTCGTGTAAGGGACTTGTTTGTATTCCTATGCCATACCGGACAGCGGTTCGGTGATACCCAAAAAGAACTGGACATCAGGGACGGACGTTTCTGGTACAATGTACAAGGTAAAGGGAGAAAAACTTTTCCTGTTGTAATACCCCTTTCGCCTACGGCACTGTCAATCCTGAAGAAGTATAACAATGCGTTGCCGAAAATTTCCAACCAGAAAGCAAATGAATACCTGAAGGAGATTGGCCAGTTGGCTGGAATGGATGCATCCTTTACCGTGATCCGTTACCAAGGCAGCCGTAAGTTGGAGCAAAAGCAACCAAGGTGGCAATTGCTCGGAACGCATACCGGCAGGCGTACCTTTACCACGTTATCACTGGCACGGGGAATGAACCCTGAGATGGTCAAGGCGGTTACGGGACACAGTGACCAGAGGAGCTTCCAGAAATATGTCAGGCTGGTAGACAGCCAGAAGCGGGAAGCGGGAAGCCATGGAGCAGTTCTGGGCTGA
- a CDS encoding alpha/beta hydrolase family protein, whose protein sequence is MEHQINLDGIENQPTSTARMSKEMMENAVDQMNRISEEDYAKIMGMVKVCKREWRSLLHKTPDDYGMKGWEDIYFQADDGVPLNGWYIPAKGGESDKLVIFNHALPMSRAGFQGHMGEPWSGFEAVEIDFVIQMKHLTDAGYNVLAYDIRNHGQSGTANDGMCGIGLLEWRDCVGVKKYVDAHPRLSKMKVALYSQCMGGCSQYVAIDKKPELFENVKCMCSPLVPSMRSIYNAFSKLLGVSDYLDLLDFELIRAGGFTRDEMDPKLYTKNIKMPLLMWQVKDDAWVENPGDAQATFDTIPSTEKELFWIEGTTHRFKDGYNYFGRTPEKVLAFLDSHMK, encoded by the coding sequence ATGGAACATCAGATAAATCTAGACGGTATCGAAAACCAGCCAACAAGTACTGCCAGAATGTCGAAGGAAATGATGGAAAATGCTGTCGACCAGATGAACAGAATTTCTGAAGAAGACTATGCTAAAATAATGGGAATGGTCAAAGTCTGTAAACGGGAATGGAGAAGTCTCCTGCACAAAACCCCAGACGATTACGGAATGAAAGGTTGGGAAGATATCTATTTTCAAGCCGATGATGGTGTCCCTTTAAACGGATGGTATATCCCTGCCAAAGGGGGGGAGAGTGATAAGCTGGTCATTTTCAATCACGCTTTACCTATGAGTAGGGCAGGTTTCCAAGGTCATATGGGAGAACCTTGGAGTGGCTTTGAAGCGGTTGAAATCGACTTCGTCATCCAAATGAAACACCTGACTGATGCAGGGTACAACGTGCTGGCCTATGACATCCGAAACCATGGTCAGAGTGGCACTGCCAATGACGGTATGTGTGGCATTGGCTTACTGGAGTGGCGAGACTGTGTGGGCGTGAAAAAATATGTAGACGCACACCCCCGATTAAGTAAAATGAAGGTAGCACTCTATAGCCAATGTATGGGTGGTTGCTCACAGTATGTGGCAATCGACAAGAAACCCGAATTATTTGAAAATGTAAAATGCATGTGCAGCCCGTTGGTACCCTCCATGCGTTCTATTTACAATGCCTTCTCAAAGCTGCTGGGTGTAAGTGACTACCTTGACCTATTGGACTTTGAACTCATCAGGGCAGGGGGCTTTACCCGCGATGAAATGGATCCTAAACTGTATACCAAAAATATCAAAATGCCCTTGCTGATGTGGCAAGTAAAAGATGATGCTTGGGTAGAGAACCCGGGTGATGCACAGGCAACCTTTGATACCATTCCAAGTACTGAAAAAGAATTATTCTGGATTGAAGGTACCACCCACAGGTTCAAAGATGGCTATAACTACTTTGGCAGAACACCTGAAAAAGTATTGGCCTTCCTTGATAGTCATATGAAATAA
- a CDS encoding NAD(P)H-dependent oxidoreductase produces MKKILIVNGFQPNSFSEGKLTASLVERAKQQFEANDIEVKVTTVYEAYDIEEEVEKHVWADMVLLQTPVNWMGITWGYKKYMDEVFTAGMVGKLCLYDGRDESNPHTNYGTGGSLKGSKYMLSLTFNAPKGAFNNEEEYLFQGKSVDDLFFPQHMNFRFFGMTALPTFVCYDVWKNPTIEEDFKRFEDHLDKYVINPEVVAS; encoded by the coding sequence ATGAAAAAAATACTAATCGTAAATGGGTTCCAGCCTAACTCCTTTTCTGAAGGGAAGTTAACGGCTTCACTGGTTGAAAGAGCGAAACAACAATTTGAGGCCAATGACATTGAAGTAAAAGTGACAACGGTTTATGAAGCTTACGACATAGAAGAAGAAGTAGAGAAGCACGTTTGGGCTGACATGGTTTTGCTTCAGACTCCCGTTAACTGGATGGGGATAACATGGGGCTATAAAAAATATATGGATGAAGTTTTTACGGCAGGTATGGTCGGTAAACTCTGTCTGTATGATGGAAGAGATGAATCTAACCCACACACCAATTATGGCACAGGAGGAAGCTTAAAAGGTTCAAAGTATATGCTCTCGCTAACATTTAATGCACCAAAAGGAGCTTTTAACAACGAAGAGGAATATTTGTTCCAAGGTAAATCTGTAGATGACCTATTCTTTCCACAACATATGAACTTCCGATTTTTTGGAATGACAGCATTGCCAACTTTCGTATGTTACGATGTTTGGAAAAACCCAACAATCGAGGAAGATTTTAAGCGATTTGAAGATCACTTGGACAAGTATGTAATAAATCCAGAGGTAGTCGCTTCTTAA
- a CDS encoding TMEM175 family protein, whose product MKKERFEAITDAVMAIIITIMALEIELPNFNEQGIYEFLIQIGIYMVSYAFIAILWINHHNIFRHVKMVDHTTLWINFLLLFSTSLIPLATRTIDKSFYDNRSHIMFAIVLGSATLFYFLLDESAIKLSGDKRTADTRKMNLIATLLFTSAIPLSYVNIYLSSAIFILVPTAYFLLPRKQIKNVI is encoded by the coding sequence ATGAAAAAAGAACGCTTTGAGGCGATCACTGATGCGGTGATGGCCATCATCATCACCATTATGGCACTGGAAATTGAATTGCCTAACTTCAACGAACAGGGGATTTATGAGTTCCTGATTCAAATAGGCATTTACATGGTCAGCTATGCCTTTATTGCCATCCTCTGGATTAACCACCATAATATTTTCAGGCATGTAAAAATGGTGGATCACACAACCTTGTGGATTAACTTCCTGCTCCTGTTCTCAACCTCATTGATACCTTTGGCTACCAGAACAATTGACAAGTCATTTTATGACAACAGGAGTCATATCATGTTTGCCATTGTGCTCGGTTCAGCAACACTGTTCTACTTTTTGCTGGACGAAAGCGCCATCAAGCTGTCCGGAGATAAACGGACGGCAGATACACGCAAGATGAACCTGATCGCTACGCTATTGTTTACTTCGGCAATACCTCTAAGCTATGTGAATATCTACCTATCTTCAGCTATATTTATACTGGTACCGACTGCATATTTCTTATTGCCCCGTAAACAGATTAAAAATGTAATATAA
- a CDS encoding SDR family oxidoreductase codes for MKNILILGASGAIAKHAIEALQKDSNISLTLFARNTNKIKQFENPSTQVVEGDVLNETALKEALKDKDIVYANLSGPMEALAKAIVHQMEESKAKRLLFVSSLGIYNEVPGKFGEWNNSMIGDALKTYRKAADIIEASALDYTIVRPAWLTNKDEISFETTQKEEAFKGTEVSRKSVGHYIADIILHPEKDSRSSVGINKPGTEGDKPAFY; via the coding sequence ATGAAGAACATTCTCATATTAGGGGCAAGTGGAGCAATTGCTAAACATGCAATAGAAGCGTTACAAAAAGATAGTAACATCAGCTTAACGCTTTTTGCCAGAAATACCAATAAAATAAAGCAGTTCGAAAATCCCAGTACACAGGTTGTGGAAGGGGATGTATTGAATGAAACTGCCTTAAAGGAAGCCCTAAAAGACAAGGACATCGTCTATGCAAACCTGTCTGGTCCAATGGAAGCCTTAGCCAAAGCAATTGTTCACCAGATGGAAGAAAGCAAGGCAAAAAGACTGCTATTTGTCTCCTCATTGGGTATTTACAATGAAGTTCCAGGCAAGTTTGGTGAGTGGAATAATAGCATGATTGGCGATGCCTTAAAAACCTATCGAAAAGCAGCCGACATTATTGAGGCATCAGCGCTTGACTACACTATTGTCAGACCTGCATGGCTAACAAACAAGGATGAAATTAGCTTTGAAACCACTCAGAAGGAAGAAGCCTTTAAAGGTACGGAAGTGTCCCGAAAAAGTGTAGGCCATTATATAGCGGATATCATTCTACATCCTGAAAAAGACAGCAGATCAAGTGTCGGCATAAACAAACCTGGTACTGAAGGGGACAAACCTGCATTTTACTGA
- a CDS encoding flavodoxin family protein: MKFKHKYKRMIWVVAGLCLLLVIGSVITIVSIDGYQYHQNQKIIQSITETVTPSNTLVVFFSRSGNTELMARKIADIKKAHVFPITSSQYRIGVKGWVQALQDARNTEAQITPSKIDLAPYDTIYIGSPIWLYSPAPPAFQFARNNDFSGKVVVLFNTMNSKFEQYYIDEFKKLIEKNGGTFLQHIYIIRGRMTQQMDINTFLNEVEQKLKI; encoded by the coding sequence TTGAAATTCAAACACAAATATAAAAGAATGATTTGGGTAGTGGCAGGACTCTGTCTGTTGTTAGTGATAGGATCAGTAATCACCATTGTATCAATTGATGGATATCAGTACCATCAGAACCAGAAAATAATTCAGTCAATAACTGAAACGGTGACACCCTCCAATACCTTAGTGGTATTTTTCTCCCGCTCAGGCAATACCGAACTGATGGCCAGGAAAATTGCCGATATAAAAAAAGCACATGTTTTCCCCATCACTTCAAGTCAGTACCGTATCGGGGTGAAAGGTTGGGTTCAGGCGTTACAGGATGCCCGAAACACTGAAGCCCAAATAACGCCCTCCAAAATAGACTTAGCCCCATACGACACCATCTATATTGGATCACCCATATGGCTGTACAGCCCTGCTCCACCTGCTTTTCAGTTTGCAAGAAACAATGATTTCTCAGGTAAAGTGGTGGTACTGTTCAACACCATGAACAGCAAGTTTGAGCAGTACTACATTGATGAGTTTAAAAAGCTGATTGAAAAAAATGGAGGCACTTTCCTTCAGCATATTTACATCATTCGTGGTCGTATGACCCAACAAATGGACATCAATACTTTCTTGAATGAAGTGGAACAAAAACTGAAAATTTAA
- a CDS encoding ligand-binding sensor domain-containing protein, producing MKKTGHSQLISVFYLMLLIVFVGSCTNQNTSINKPTEVSITSNESETDSVLRLEFHSMIRSVFEDSKGNFWFGSDKEGVCRYDGKSFTYFSTKDGLCDNQIRTIQEDQHGHIWFATGNGISSYDGKKFTTHTSKPYAINTLTASSIWKKEANDLWFNGELEGGIYRYDGEHLNLLKFPVVDPKGESFSIAGTVTGISQGKNNMLWIANYRGVIGFDGKSFAFISERGIEYHVRGILEDSKGNLWIGNNGIGVLFYDGKTTVKLSDKITPKPTSSNNFPYHVFTVAEDHQGNIWFGDRDSGAWCYNGQTLTNYTTSDGLTNMFVRVIYKDKKNDLWFGLADGSVCKFNGKSFDKMF from the coding sequence ATGAAAAAAACTGGACACTCACAACTCATTTCAGTATTTTACTTAATGCTTTTGATTGTTTTTGTCGGTTCCTGTACAAACCAAAACACTTCTATCAACAAACCCACAGAAGTTTCCATAACTAGTAATGAAAGTGAAACGGACTCAGTTTTACGACTAGAATTCCACTCTATGATACGATCTGTTTTTGAAGACAGTAAGGGTAATTTTTGGTTTGGAAGCGACAAGGAAGGTGTATGTCGATATGATGGAAAATCATTCACTTATTTTTCAACAAAAGATGGTCTGTGCGATAACCAAATTAGAACAATTCAAGAAGATCAGCATGGTCATATTTGGTTTGCAACAGGAAATGGAATCAGTAGTTATGATGGAAAAAAGTTTACCACACACACTTCTAAACCTTATGCTATAAATACGCTCACTGCATCTAGTATTTGGAAAAAGGAAGCTAATGACCTGTGGTTCAATGGAGAACTTGAAGGAGGTATTTACAGGTACGATGGCGAACACCTTAATCTATTAAAATTTCCTGTGGTAGACCCAAAAGGTGAATCATTTAGTATTGCTGGAACTGTCACTGGCATAAGTCAAGGTAAAAACAATATGCTTTGGATTGCCAATTATAGAGGAGTAATTGGGTTTGATGGTAAATCCTTCGCTTTTATCAGTGAACGCGGTATAGAATATCATGTCCGAGGTATTCTAGAAGACAGTAAAGGAAACCTTTGGATTGGAAACAATGGAATCGGAGTACTATTTTATGATGGTAAAACGACCGTCAAATTATCAGATAAAATCACTCCTAAACCTACCTCTTCAAACAATTTCCCCTATCATGTTTTTACGGTAGCAGAAGATCACCAAGGCAACATTTGGTTTGGAGATAGAGATTCTGGTGCATGGTGCTACAACGGTCAGACTTTAACCAATTACACTACTTCTGATGGTCTGACTAATATGTTTGTAAGAGTAATTTACAAGGATAAAAAGAATGATTTATGGTTTGGTTTAGCAGATGGTAGTGTCTGTAAATTCAATGGAAAATCATTCGATAAAATGTTTTAG
- a CDS encoding serine hydrolase: MKKAIYILTIFSVFSCKQEKNTPHQDKKVTEISHYLDSLEGFSGTVLIAKNDSILLKKAYGFAHLGHKVKNNTTTKFSYASIGKSFTAIAIFQLIQDGKLSLDTPIGKILPNYPNKIARDSLTIEMLLSHRSGLPNYFRSEKYINTSKEQFRTIASIAPLYENQPMESKPNEQFSYRNTNYILLGRIIEAVTKTPYNEYIKEHIFSVTQMENTGNFDADHSIENAAENYTLSDVYPNKLQKTFFMSAVKGSPAGGGYSNVDDLYKFATAFKNNQLINSKYTTLMKTEPSNGSYGYGMQFAGAKGSGIYGHSGGHFGVGAEWRVFEKQNYTVVLLTNKDLDQGFLDARFFIEKTITGPTPKLDSYFFTKKVIKAYLENDIAYAEKVITNSKIELSELDINAKGYEMIKRGFYKKAIDLFELEVLAFPTSYDAFDSLGEAYMMSGDIKKSIENYKKSLELNPENTNAKEKIKELMNS, translated from the coding sequence ATGAAAAAAGCAATATACATATTAACTATCTTTTCTGTTTTCTCTTGTAAACAAGAAAAAAACACCCCACACCAGGACAAGAAAGTAACTGAAATCAGTCATTACCTTGACTCTTTAGAGGGCTTCAGCGGCACTGTCTTAATAGCCAAAAACGACAGTATCCTATTAAAAAAAGCTTATGGATTTGCTCACTTAGGACACAAAGTAAAAAATAATACAACCACTAAATTTTCATATGCATCAATTGGCAAATCATTTACAGCAATTGCCATATTTCAACTGATTCAGGATGGTAAACTATCATTAGATACTCCAATTGGAAAAATCTTACCCAATTACCCTAATAAGATTGCAAGAGACTCATTGACAATTGAAATGTTATTATCCCATAGGAGTGGCTTACCCAATTATTTTAGATCAGAAAAGTATATCAATACTTCAAAAGAACAATTTAGAACCATCGCAAGTATTGCTCCTCTATATGAAAACCAACCAATGGAATCCAAACCAAACGAACAGTTTTCGTATAGAAATACAAACTATATATTGCTTGGTCGAATCATTGAAGCAGTGACAAAAACGCCTTACAATGAGTATATAAAAGAACATATCTTTTCAGTAACACAAATGGAGAACACGGGCAATTTTGATGCTGATCATTCCATTGAAAATGCTGCTGAGAATTACACATTGTCAGATGTCTACCCCAATAAACTTCAAAAGACCTTTTTTATGAGTGCTGTTAAAGGCAGTCCAGCTGGTGGAGGTTATTCAAACGTAGATGACTTGTACAAATTCGCAACCGCATTTAAAAACAACCAATTAATAAACAGCAAGTATACCACGCTTATGAAAACCGAACCATCAAATGGTTCTTACGGTTACGGAATGCAATTCGCTGGTGCAAAAGGTTCAGGCATATATGGACACAGTGGCGGACATTTTGGAGTAGGTGCTGAATGGAGGGTTTTTGAAAAGCAAAATTACACTGTAGTTCTGCTCACTAACAAAGACCTAGACCAAGGATTCTTAGACGCACGCTTTTTTATAGAAAAAACAATTACTGGTCCTACACCAAAGCTGGATAGTTACTTTTTCACTAAAAAAGTGATCAAAGCTTATTTAGAGAATGACATTGCATATGCAGAAAAGGTTATAACAAACTCTAAAATTGAATTATCCGAACTTGACATCAATGCCAAAGGTTATGAAATGATCAAAAGAGGTTTTTACAAGAAAGCTATTGACCTATTTGAACTTGAAGTATTAGCCTTCCCTACATCCTATGATGCATTTGATTCTCTTGGTGAAGCTTATATGATGAGTGGCGACATCAAAAAATCAATTGAAAACTATAAGAAAAGCCTTGAATTGAATCCTGAAAATACAAATGCAAAAGAAAAAATAAAAGAATTAATGAACAGCTAA
- a CDS encoding helix-turn-helix domain-containing protein yields MITFKTIAEFNEYVGLPKPVSEDIDVGFYEGNNLKLTSSSVAVDFYRISIKSDFYPDERFFPNAEELFGKTIVFFNSPEKEYGWNVKKPWKGLYLQLSKKFLHEHRYLFQNYMEYGEHEALFLNQQEADEIKTIFDFIISHSQQYNDRSGVVLSYVQVLVSLVENFYKRQFSTNIQKYNRIVMEFQVLLNTYYDHDVKQQPSVQYFADNLDLTSNYLGDIIKHHTGKSAIATIHEYVIKKATSMIKEGVLNNSEIAYELGFEYPNYFAKVFKKYTRFSPNEYRKNLSKISKV; encoded by the coding sequence ATGATAACATTCAAGACTATAGCTGAATTCAACGAGTACGTTGGTCTGCCAAAGCCGGTAAGTGAGGATATTGATGTAGGGTTTTATGAAGGAAATAACCTGAAGCTGACTTCCAGTAGCGTAGCGGTTGATTTTTACCGGATTTCCATAAAGTCAGATTTTTATCCCGATGAGCGGTTTTTTCCAAATGCAGAAGAGCTTTTCGGTAAAACAATTGTCTTTTTCAACAGTCCCGAAAAAGAATATGGCTGGAACGTCAAGAAACCTTGGAAGGGGTTATACCTTCAGCTGTCCAAGAAATTCCTTCATGAGCATCGTTACCTTTTCCAGAACTACATGGAATATGGGGAGCATGAGGCTTTGTTCCTCAACCAGCAGGAGGCAGACGAAATCAAGACAATTTTTGACTTCATCATCAGCCATTCCCAACAGTATAATGACAGGTCAGGGGTAGTACTATCTTATGTCCAAGTACTCGTCTCATTGGTTGAAAACTTCTATAAAAGACAGTTCTCAACAAACATACAAAAGTATAACCGCATCGTAATGGAGTTTCAGGTGTTGCTGAACACCTATTATGACCATGATGTCAAACAGCAACCCAGCGTTCAATACTTTGCAGATAATTTAGACCTTACCTCCAACTACTTGGGAGACATCATCAAACACCACACCGGTAAGTCAGCTATAGCCACCATCCATGAGTATGTGATCAAAAAAGCCACTTCCATGATCAAGGAGGGGGTGCTGAACAACTCCGAAATCGCCTATGAATTAGGCTTTGAATACCCTAATTACTTCGCAAAGGTTTTCAAGAAATACACCCGCTTTTCCCCCAACGAGTACAGAAAAAATCTGTCAAAAATAAGTAAGGTTTAA